CGGCCGGCGAGAATGATGACCCCGCCCTTGGGCACGGAGGCGAAGTTCGGGGGAATGTGATGATTGGGCACGCCGCCCATGGTCTTGATGCAGGCCACGATCTTGGCCGAGTCGCAGTGGGGCAGGGCGGTGTTGATGAAGCCGCCGTAGGCGTTCAGGAAGCGCCACTTCGGGTCGGTGATGGAGTGGGGAAAGAAGCTGGCCGTGAGCTTGTGCGCTTCGCCCCGGTCGCGCAGATCCATGAGTTTTCTGGTGATGGCGTGCAGCGCCTCTTCCCATGAGCAGGGTTCGAATTTGCCCTCGCCGCGCTTGCCGACCCGCTTCAAAGGGCGGGTCAGGCGGTCGGGGCTGTACTCCAGCGAGACTCCGGCCATGCCCTTGACGCAGGCCTTGCCCCTGGCCCTGGGGTTGCCCCGAATTTCCTTGAGCACGCCGTCCTCCACCCTGGCCAGGATGGCGCACTCGGCCTTGCACTGATAACACACGGTGGGAATCCATTTACTGTTCATGTTTTTCCTCCTTCGTGTTCGGCCCGGTAATCGGATCGGGCCCGTCCGTTGTCGGCGTCGTGGTGAGCGTGCACGTGTCTTTCACCTCCGTGACCAGCACCCGCGCGCCAAAGAAATGGTGCAGGGAAAGAATGGCAAGTCCTGCCGTCATGATCCAGAGTCCGGCAAGATACGTGGTCACGCTCCAAGGCTTGACGCACATGCAGAGCGTGGCCAGGAGGCAGATCCCGCCCCCTGCGATGTCGGGTTTGTCCATGCGCAGGTTGAACCAGGAACGCTCGCAGCCTTCGTCCGGGGCCGGGCACTCGAACCAGACGCGGTTCCAGATCACGGTGAAAAGTACGGCCAGGACCGCACCCCAGGCCATGTGCAGGGGCAGGAGCAGGGTGGAGGCAGGCAGGGGCAGGATGGCCGGAATGGCTGCGGTCGCGGCGGCCGGCGGATGGTCGGCGTCCAGGACCTGCATGAGCACGGCCGCGAGGGATACGGCCAGACCGAGCTTGACGGGGATGGCAAGGCTCGTGCCGCCAAACATCGCCTCCCCCGCCGCGACGCCCAGCAATCCGCCCACGGTGGAGATGAAATGGCCCACGATGACCGATTTGGGCCGGGCTACCCGCAGATAGGTGCAGGTTGCGCCGATGAAGCAGGTCGCGGCCAGCGGCGGGTAGAGCACTCCGATGCCCGTGGCGTCGCGGACCAGGGCGATGAGCGCCATGAAAAGGCCTGCCCCCGTCGATCCCCACAGAATTCTCGATAGGGAGATGACGCCGGGGCGATACAGATCCCGCCGGAACTCCCGCCTGTTTGGCAACACCAGCCGGATTTCGATCATGGCTGTCTCCGTCGATTTGTCGAGGACGTATATCCATGGCCATACGATGATTATTCGCCGGACGTAAAGGAGGTGCGGAAAATTTCGAAAAACTGGAGTTCAGGCGCGATTTCAGCAGGT
This genomic interval from Desulfomicrobium macestii contains the following:
- a CDS encoding molybdopterin-dependent oxidoreductase; the protein is MNSKWIPTVCYQCKAECAILARVEDGVLKEIRGNPRARGKACVKGMAGVSLEYSPDRLTRPLKRVGKRGEGKFEPCSWEEALHAITRKLMDLRDRGEAHKLTASFFPHSITDPKWRFLNAYGGFINTALPHCDSAKIVACIKTMGGVPNHHIPPNFASVPKGGVIILAGRHAMGCLDDAAIPRDILNAKNRGAVLVVIDPIFTADAAKADWWIPIKPSGDTALFTGMTHHIVMNGLYDKPFVENWIREGDFDKFRDYLADKTPEAMSEIVAFP
- a CDS encoding HPP family protein: MIEIRLVLPNRREFRRDLYRPGVISLSRILWGSTGAGLFMALIALVRDATGIGVLYPPLAATCFIGATCTYLRVARPKSVIVGHFISTVGGLLGVAAGEAMFGGTSLAIPVKLGLAVSLAAVLMQVLDADHPPAAATAAIPAILPLPASTLLLPLHMAWGAVLAVLFTVIWNRVWFECPAPDEGCERSWFNLRMDKPDIAGGGICLLATLCMCVKPWSVTTYLAGLWIMTAGLAILSLHHFFGARVLVTEVKDTCTLTTTPTTDGPDPITGPNTKEEKHEQ